The following proteins come from a genomic window of Irregularibacter muris:
- a CDS encoding DUF2935 domain-containing protein, producing MQYYSIPFYYYQVLYELRFWVSLSREHPLFLQKMARCHNIIIKKDIKTSLHQHFTAFKNLYKELNSLLSPRENYSIPPIHQDAYFYQLTLLLKEVSQADVRFIHTLQELESLTGSDSSWIVLINHIALEQRQLLQICSKHSIQLKSMGY from the coding sequence ATGCAATATTACAGTATCCCATTTTATTATTATCAAGTTCTTTATGAATTGAGATTTTGGGTATCTCTTTCTAGGGAGCATCCTTTATTTTTACAAAAAATGGCAAGGTGTCATAATATAATTATCAAAAAAGATATAAAAACCTCCTTACATCAACATTTTACTGCCTTTAAAAATCTCTATAAAGAGTTGAATTCTCTTCTTTCCCCCAGAGAGAATTACAGCATTCCCCCTATCCATCAGGATGCTTATTTTTATCAATTAACCCTACTATTAAAAGAGGTTTCCCAAGCAGATGTAAGATTTATTCATACCTTACAAGAGCTAGAATCCTTGACTGGGAGTGATTCTAGTTGGATCGTATTGATCAATCATATTGCCCTAGAACAAAGGCAATTGCTACAAATTTGTTCCAAGCATTCAATTCAGTTAAAATCCATGGGCTACTAA
- the ychF gene encoding redox-regulated ATPase YchF, whose amino-acid sequence MKIGIVGLPNVGKSTLFNAITKAGAESANYPFCTIDPNVGVVTVPDDRLEELRVMNNSQKVIATAIEFVDIAGLVRGASKGEGLGNKFLSHIREVDAIAHVVRCFEDGNIVHVEGSVGPIRDMETINLELIFADLELLERRIERSKKVAKSGDKMVQRELEIIEKVKGILESNRLIHEKDFTEEEWEFVKLLQLLTAKPTLYIANVSEEDLVGEENQMVKELKEHVKDDDAEVILVCAKIEEEIAQLEDDEKQMFLEELGLQQSGLDRVIQAGYKLLGLITYLTTGPQETRAWTITEGTKAPQAAGKIHTDFEKGFIRAEITSFEDLKKAGSPSAAKEKGLTRLEGKDYVMKDGDVVLFRFNV is encoded by the coding sequence ATGAAAATAGGAATTGTAGGATTACCCAATGTGGGTAAAAGTACATTATTTAATGCCATTACAAAAGCAGGAGCAGAATCTGCTAATTATCCATTTTGCACGATAGACCCAAATGTAGGGGTTGTCACAGTACCCGATGATAGATTGGAAGAGTTAAGAGTGATGAATAACTCTCAGAAAGTTATTGCTACTGCCATAGAGTTTGTGGATATTGCGGGATTAGTTAGAGGAGCAAGCAAAGGGGAAGGTCTAGGGAATAAATTTTTGTCTCATATAAGGGAAGTAGATGCTATAGCTCACGTAGTGAGATGTTTTGAAGATGGAAATATTGTTCATGTTGAGGGTAGTGTAGGTCCTATAAGGGATATGGAGACCATAAATCTTGAATTGATTTTTGCAGACTTGGAGTTGCTAGAAAGAAGAATAGAGAGAAGCAAAAAGGTTGCAAAGTCTGGAGACAAAATGGTGCAAAGGGAATTAGAAATTATTGAAAAGGTTAAAGGGATTTTAGAATCCAATAGATTAATTCATGAAAAAGATTTTACTGAGGAAGAATGGGAGTTTGTAAAGTTATTGCAGTTATTAACTGCTAAACCTACATTATATATTGCCAATGTATCAGAAGAAGATTTAGTAGGCGAAGAAAATCAAATGGTCAAAGAACTTAAGGAACACGTAAAGGATGATGATGCTGAAGTTATTCTTGTGTGTGCAAAGATAGAAGAGGAAATTGCTCAATTGGAAGATGATGAAAAACAAATGTTTTTAGAAGAATTGGGCTTACAACAATCTGGATTGGATCGAGTCATTCAGGCAGGATACAAATTGCTAGGCTTAATCACTTATCTTACAACAGGGCCACAGGAAACCAGAGCTTGGACCATTACAGAAGGAACAAAAGCTCCTCAAGCTGCAGGGAAGATTCATACTGATTTTGAAAAGGGATTTATCAGAGCAGAAATTACATCCTTTGAAGACCTAAAAAAGGCGGGATCACCAAGTGCAGCAAAAGAGAAGGGACTGACCCGACTTGAAGGTAAAGATTATGTAATGAAAGATGGGGATGTAGTTCTATTTCGATTTAACGTATAA
- a CDS encoding B12-binding domain-containing radical SAM protein translates to MKVLLISLNAKYIHTNLAIRYLESYCRNREDIDIEISEFTINDNLQSILGEIYKKRANILAFSCYIWNIEESMKIVRMIKKIQPGIKIVLGGPEVTFYGTRWMNRAKEIDYIVKGEGEISFYELLEEIKFGGENLHEIEGIIYRQQDKIIENKDRAPLKELDSVPFPYPEDLSDYENKIIYYESSRGCPFHCQYCLSSTTGGVSFFSLSRVKEELKTFINAKVKQVKFVDRTFNCDKKRTKELLRYLIAQGGDTNFHFEVAADLIDQEMLDIFKEAPVGLFQLEIGIQSTYAPTLEAIRRKNDLSKIEYVVNRIHSYKNIHQHLDLIAGLPYESYECFKKSFNDVYALKPDMLQLGFLKILKGSGIEVDNEKYGYQYTPYPPYEVLLNDHISYEEILKLKAIEDLVEKYSNAHIFDYTIDYLIQHHYQSPFDFFEDFAIYWEEKDLYRQFHSQKYLYKILLDYCKSIFGDFSIIHELLKFDYLLTHKGPLPEFFIENIIENKKEKSFEFLKHGKNIEKYLPEYINNTPKEIYKNVHFELFDREILQLLKIKKGLLPTEELILMFHFPKEPREINQKSLYDWVNL, encoded by the coding sequence ATGAAAGTATTGTTAATTAGTCTAAATGCTAAATATATTCACACCAACCTGGCAATCAGATATTTAGAATCCTATTGTAGGAATAGAGAAGATATAGATATAGAAATAAGTGAGTTTACTATTAATGATAACCTACAAAGTATCTTAGGAGAAATCTACAAAAAAAGAGCCAATATTTTGGCATTTTCCTGCTATATTTGGAATATAGAAGAAAGCATGAAAATTGTCAGAATGATAAAAAAGATTCAACCTGGTATCAAAATAGTACTAGGAGGACCAGAGGTTACCTTTTATGGTACTCGTTGGATGAATAGAGCAAAGGAAATTGATTATATCGTCAAGGGAGAAGGGGAAATTAGTTTTTATGAATTGTTAGAAGAAATAAAGTTTGGCGGGGAAAATCTGCATGAAATTGAGGGGATTATTTATCGTCAGCAAGATAAAATTATAGAAAACAAGGATAGAGCTCCTTTAAAGGAATTAGATAGTGTTCCCTTTCCCTATCCCGAAGATTTATCTGATTATGAAAATAAAATTATATACTATGAAAGTAGTAGAGGATGTCCTTTTCATTGCCAATACTGTTTATCTTCTACCACTGGGGGAGTCAGTTTTTTTTCTTTGAGCAGGGTAAAAGAGGAATTGAAGACCTTTATAAATGCAAAGGTAAAACAGGTAAAATTTGTAGATCGAACCTTTAATTGTGATAAAAAGCGCACCAAAGAATTACTTAGGTATCTGATTGCCCAGGGAGGGGACACGAATTTTCATTTTGAGGTAGCGGCGGATTTAATAGACCAGGAAATGCTAGACATATTTAAAGAAGCACCAGTGGGTTTATTTCAACTGGAAATAGGGATACAATCCACTTATGCTCCTACATTGGAAGCCATTCGACGCAAGAATGACCTTTCAAAGATTGAATATGTGGTAAACCGTATTCATTCCTATAAAAATATTCATCAACACTTGGATTTAATAGCTGGATTGCCCTATGAAAGTTATGAATGTTTTAAAAAATCCTTTAATGATGTCTATGCGTTAAAACCTGATATGCTACAGTTGGGGTTCTTAAAAATATTAAAGGGCTCGGGAATTGAGGTAGATAATGAGAAATATGGATACCAATATACTCCCTATCCCCCCTATGAAGTGTTATTGAATGATCATATATCCTATGAAGAAATCCTAAAATTAAAGGCAATAGAGGATCTAGTAGAGAAATATAGTAATGCTCATATTTTTGATTATACAATAGATTATTTAATACAGCATCATTATCAATCCCCTTTTGATTTTTTTGAAGACTTTGCAATATACTGGGAGGAAAAAGATTTATATCGGCAATTCCATAGTCAGAAGTATCTATACAAAATTCTTTTAGATTATTGCAAAAGTATCTTTGGAGATTTTTCCATTATTCATGAATTGCTGAAGTTTGATTATCTATTAACTCATAAGGGGCCTTTACCAGAGTTTTTTATAGAAAATATTATTGAGAATAAAAAAGAAAAAAGTTTTGAGTTCTTAAAACATGGGAAGAATATAGAAAAGTATTTACCAGAGTATATCAATAATACCCCTAAAGAAATCTATAAAAATGTTCACTTTGAATTGTTTGATAGAGAGATTCTACAATTGCTTAAGATAAAAAAAGGCCTATTACCAACTGAAGAATTGATTTTAATGTTCCATTTTCCCAAAGAACCTAGAGAGATCAATCAAAAGTCTTTATATGATTGGGTTAATTTATAG
- the speD gene encoding adenosylmethionine decarboxylase yields the protein MDTYSRHCILELWDCDANFLDDRLLIEKAMVNAALEAGAEVREVAFHKFAPQGVSGVVIISESHLTIHTFPEQGYASIDVFTCGERINPKTAAYLIAEKLGSNKIYEMNIERGTGEMKLVDQFKDTFRTA from the coding sequence ATGGACACTTATTCAAGACATTGTATTTTAGAATTATGGGATTGCGATGCTAACTTTTTGGATGACAGATTACTTATTGAAAAAGCTATGGTGAATGCCGCTCTAGAGGCTGGAGCAGAGGTTAGAGAGGTGGCCTTCCACAAGTTTGCTCCCCAAGGAGTATCAGGGGTAGTTATTATTTCAGAATCTCACTTAACCATTCATACCTTTCCAGAACAGGGCTATGCAAGTATTGATGTCTTTACCTGTGGTGAACGAATTAATCCAAAAACAGCAGCTTATTTAATTGCAGAAAAATTAGGTTCCAATAAAATTTATGAAATGAATATAGAGCGCGGTACAGGAGAAATGAAACTAGTCGATCAGTTCAAGGATACTTTTAGAACGGCTTAA
- a CDS encoding phage holin family protein, with protein MARKKRGSSILAKWLVGAVSLYIVSYLMEGISITGFTGALWAAGILGFINLLIKPIIVFFTLPITIITLGLFMFVINGIVLLLAGALSSSIYVAGLGTAIIGSLIMSIINSILLKVLD; from the coding sequence ATGGCTAGAAAAAAAAGAGGGTCTTCTATTTTAGCTAAATGGCTGGTAGGAGCTGTATCACTATATATTGTTTCGTATTTAATGGAGGGCATTTCCATAACAGGATTTACCGGTGCCCTATGGGCGGCAGGGATTTTAGGATTTATTAACTTATTGATTAAACCCATTATTGTATTTTTCACCTTACCTATTACCATTATTACTTTAGGATTATTTATGTTTGTTATTAATGGTATTGTGCTTTTATTGGCTGGTGCCCTGTCATCCTCTATATATGTAGCAGGACTAGGCACGGCCATTATAGGTTCACTCATTATGAGTATTATTAATTCTATTTTACTAAAAGTTTTAGATTAA